The segment GCCCGTAAATTTGTAGGAACGGCCTCCTATTCGCGTCGGGTTCCCGACCGCATCAAACGCCGTAAAGACATAGTTGTAGACTTCACCCATATTGCACATCTCTCCTTTGTTGGTTCTGCCGTCCCAGGAGATAGAGGAAGGGGGCAGTCCCCGTTCTGCGTACCGCCTTACGACGTCCCCTTTTGTGTCGGTGATGACGAGTTCCCATGAGGAAACGGTTTTTTCGAAACGCGGAATAAAGAGGGCTATGCTGCCGTACATCAGTCTGCTTACCAGAGGAATTCTTAGATATTCACTGTGCAGGTATAAAATCGGGGTATTCAGTGCGTCGATTGTGGAATAGAGTTTTTCGTCAAAGATATATCTTTCCTGGGAAATTACAGAATCCAGAGGGGCGAACGGTTTCAGCTCAGGTGTAAGATATATTTTTCTGTCGTCGATTTTGAATTCCGCTTCTCCTTTTATTACCTCTTCGCCGATTTCATGACCACCGCTTTTTGGTTCCTGCGATACTATAAAAATCAATAAAAAGAGATACATTTTTTACTCCTCGATATGCATCTTAACCACAGACAAACCTGAATGTTATAATACCCCATTGCGTTTCCTGGACGACGTTTGAAGGCAGGGGCGCGAATTTCCAGAGCCTCAGTGCTTTAATGACCGCCTGGTCAAGATCCGGATAGCCGGAGCTGACTTCGATCAAAGTTCCTTCTCTGACACAGCCGGACGGTTCCACCCAGATTCTGATCTTCACGACACCGGAGATTCCTTTGCGCAGGCACCAGGCAGGATACTTGGGCAGAATCTTGCTGAGGATCTGACGATTTGCAATCGGGCCGGCCAGAGAAATCTGGGTACCGCCTTTTTCGACCTTCAATTTTGTTTCAACCTGCTTTTCGACTTTTTTCCCGATCTGGGAGGTCTTGGGCGGAGGTGGTTTTTTATCGATCTTGATTGCCGGCACCTGGGCTTTCCTACCTATATTGCCGCCGCCGATGCCCACGCCGCCTTCACCGCCTGCACCACGGGGCAGATTCTTTGCAAGAGAAATCGGTTTTTCAGCGAGAATTTCCTCGGTGCTCTTCATAGTTCCGTTTTTAGTACTACCAATTCTGATTACGTCTCCGACATCTCCGTTGTTGGTCATATAACGATCCAGGTCGATCTTCGCCTGACTTCGATCCATTTTGACGTCAAGGTCTATCGCCGGAGTGACGATTTCACCGCCGCCGTACGAAGTCTGTTCTGATTCTGAATAGGTCTCTTTGATATCACTCCAGACTGATCCTTTGGAAATCACTTTGGCGACTTCAGGTCGATAAGATTGGTCAATGAGGGTGACCTCTTTAATGTCTTCATAGCTGATACCAGAGCTTTTACTCGAACCTGACATCAGAATAAATAACAGAATATGAATAATTATCGAAATGATTATACCCAAATCCAATCGTTTATTTCTAAACATTATTCACCCTTTGGCTTTTTTGTGGCGCATGCAATCCGCTTTGCACCGACTTGTTTCACCTTTGAAAGAATCTCCAGGACATCACGATGGAGGACATTTTTATCCGCCCTGAGAATAACCAGTTGATAGGGGTCTTTTTCAATCTCGGTTGCCACGATATCTGAAAACTCTTCAGGAGTGACTTCGCTGTCGTTTACGAGCAGACGTCCGTCGACCGTATAGGTGATTGTCAGGTTCTCCTCGGTCTTTGTTTCAGCGGTATGGGCACGCGGCACATCCACGCGGGTCTGGGTGTGGGTCATTACCAGGGGAGCGACCACCATCATAACCAATACCAGGATCAGACCCACGCACGCCATAGGCAGGATGTCGATATTCGCCATATGCTTCATTGTCGACTCCTCAGAAGTGCCAGTTCTCCGGCACCTTTTTGTTTGGCTAAGTCAAGAATTTGTATGACTCTTTCATAGTGGACGTTGGCTTCGGTGGATACTATCACCTTACGCTGGACACTGCGTGCGAGCAATTCAGGCAGGAGTTTTTCCAGTTCCTCATACGTTACGAATTCTTCATTCAACATAATCGATCCGTCATCGAGCAGATGGATATTGACCTTGATGTCGCTGACGTCACTTGCACCTGCACGGGCGACGCCCGGTGTGTTTACGAATATCCCGGATTCAAAGAAGAGGGGGATGGTGACGATAAAACCGATCACCAGAGAAAGTGCAATGTCGACGAGCGAGTTGAGAATCAATCCCTGGGCTTCAGTTTCGAACTTCAGTCGTTTTCGTCGTTTACGCATCTTAAAATTTCCATCCTGCGTTTGTCGGCGGCGGAGCAGGAGCTTGAGGAGCCGGTGTCGGATTCACCGCAGGCTGGGAAGCAGTTGCCGGACCCTGAGAAGCCGCTTTTTTCTTTAAATTGCTGAACAGCACTGTAATCCGGTCACTCACACCATCCAGTTCCATCGCCATTTCATTGCTCTTTTTCGTGAAGTAGTTATAGAAGAAGAGAGTGGGGATTCCGATGAATAAGCCGAACGCCGTTGTAAGAAGTGCTTCGGCGATTCCGGCGGAGATGACTGCGGGACCTCCTGACCCGGTAATCGCGATATTGTGGAATGATTTAATCAATCCCATCACAGTTCCCAGTAGACCAAGCAGAGTGGCGGCGTTCGCCAGGGTACCCATTCCACCGAGATAGCGGTCGAATTTGACTTTCTCTTCAATGATAAAACTGGTCAATACTTCAAAGAGGTGGTCGGATTCAAGATGACGGTTTTCCAGAGCGATCGCAAACAGGGCGTTCAGGGTGTTCTTTCTTTGATTGACGTAGTTGAGCGCTGCATTCGGTCCCTGACTTCTCAATATCGAACTGAACTGTAGAAACCCTTTGCGTGTATTGAATCCGTTTTTGCGGAAGTAGATAAATCTCTCAATGATAAGCGCCAGGGCGACGATCGAGCAGAAAAGCAGAATATCCATCACCAGGCTGTTTTTAAAGATTTCAATTATTGGTTGACCCAATATCATTAAGCCTCCTTTTTTAGGCTCCGGTTTTGAACCGGAACATTATTTCTCTCCTTGCAGGCTGTCCGCCTTCATCTCTTCCTGAACAGGTCCCGGACTTGTACCGGGTCCTGCTTCACCCAATAATTTTTCACAGATACCGACGTTGTGGCGTGCACTTTCAATATGGGGAGAGTCGGGGAAAGAATCGACGATCACCTTGAAGTTGGTGAGTGCCTCACCGTATTCTTTCAGGTTATAATAAGAAGTCCCCAGATTGAAATATACGCCGTCTCTCTGTTCTGCTTTTGGAAAATAAGAAAGATAACGTTTGTACAGATCCGTGGCTTTTTGCCAATCTTTTACGTTTACAGCACATTCCGCTGCGAGAAGCAGGGCGTCGGGTGCATAAGAAGAACTGGGGAAATTTACAACGACCTTTAAAAACTCATCGATTGCTTTAATGTACTTTTCGTCGTCAAAAAAGCTGCGGGCGATTTGGTACTGACCGTCTGCAGCCAGCTCGTCCTGCGGAAATTTATCGACGAAGATTTTCATATCGTCGATCGATTCAAGCCCTTTCTGGTAATAACACATCGCCATGCTCTTTCTGGCACTCGCCGCCTCTTCCGACGTCGGAAAGAGGTCCAGATATTTCTGGAATTCTCTGATTGCATCGTCGAAGCTCTGTTCATTATAGTAACTCTGTCCGATCGCCAGCTGACTTGAGCGGGCGTATTCACTCAGAGGATGATTTTCCACGACCCATCTGAACAGAGCGCGGGCTTTTTCATATTCAATCGCCTTGAAGTATGTATCACCGGCACGGAATCCCGCTTCAGCGGATTTCTCGGCAAGGGGGAAGGTGCCGAGAAGTTTTTCCCATGACTCTATTGCATTTATGTAGTATTCCAAATTATAGTAACACATTCCTGCATAGAAGAGTGCGGGAACGGCGCAGCGCTCGTCCTTTGGATAGGTGTTATATAACAGCTCAAAGGTATCCAGGGCGCCCATGTAATTCCCGAGATTGTACTGCGTATACCCGACTCCGAGATAAGCGGAGATCACAAGGGATGAATCGTCGAAGATCGTCTGGGTCATGGTGCTGAAGATATCGAGGGCTTCTCTTGCTCGAGCCTGGTTGTATATTGAATAAGCCAGACCCACGCGGGCATAGGGAGTGACTTCGATTCCGAAGAAATCTTTTGTCACACGGAGAAAATATTTTTCAGCGTCAGCGAAGTTGTTTTTGTAGTAATACGCTTCACCGAGAAAATAGAGGGTTCTTCCCCGCCACGGACTTTTTTCGTCGGGGAAATCTTTGATGTAGCGGCTACCGAACGTGACCGTGTGATCATACTGTTTCAGATTGTTCAGTGAATAGAGAAGCATCGCTGCAGCCGGTTCACGGAGTGGTGAGTTGGGATAACGCTGGGATATGAGTTCGAAGTTGTTCGCCGCATTGAAGTAGTCACCTTTCTGAAAATATATCATACCGGTGAGGTATTCACCGACACTTGAGAGTTCTCCGGTGGTGAACATCGTCGCCAGCTGGGAAGCGGAGACCAATGCCTGGACAGTGTCGCCGGCAGCCAGCAGGGCGTTGGTCAGTTGAAGATTGGCGTAGGATGCAATCTGCGTATTGGGATAGTTGGCACGCACCCGCTGAAACGCACTGACCGAACCGAGGCCGTCACCTAAGTTCATTCGGCATATGCCGAGGAAATAACTGCTGTGTGCGGCAAGCAGATTGTCGGAATGTCGGGTCAGGGGCAGCAGATGCTCTGACGCCGCCGCAAAATCTCCGGCGTGGATCAATGCCGCCGCCAGGAAGAAGTGGGCATAATCATTAAGCGGTGATTTCGGATAATTCAATATGAATTCATAAAATGTGATTTTTGCACCTTCAAAATCTTTGTTGAAGAAGAGCGCTTCAGCCCGGGAGAACTCGGCGAGCACGGCGATGGGCGTGTTGGGTGCGGTGTCGAGGATCTCTTTGAAAACGGCGATGGACAGAAGAGGTTTTCCCAGGCGCGAGAGGGTTTTTCCGTAATAAAATTTGGCTTCCAATAACCCGATGTCTTCCAGTTTTTCTTTTGCTTCTTCATAGCTTCCCCTGAAGTAATGGAGAACGCCGAGGGCGAAGTTCGCACGTTCTTCTTGCTGGTATGCAGGATTTTTCAGAAGTTTTTGCAGGACGTCTTCTGCTTCCCGAAAGTTATTCTGCAGGATGTCTATAAGTCCGATCGCATAAAGGCACTCGGGTTCAAGATACGTGGATTTTTTCCTCTTCAGGATCTTTTCGAAATTCTTCTTGGCGTTTCGATAGTCATTGAGGTTGAAATAACATTCTGCAAGTCGGAATCTTATTTCATCCTCAAACTCGCTTCCGCCATACTTTCCGACCATTGACTTGAAGTATTTCGCGGCATCGGTGTAGTTTTCCTGGAGAAAGAGTTGATGGCCGATTTCATAATCGGTCACCAGTTTATTGTAGTCCACCCCAAACAGGAATATTATCAAAGGTAACATAATCTTCCCCTATATACTCTTAAAATATCCGGCTTGTTTTTTTCCGGTCCATTCATCTATTTTTATTCCTGCGGCAGGAATTCGATTTCACCTTCTGGACCGAGTGTGGTAACTTTTGTCAGAAAGTCGCTGAAACTGATTGTTTCACCTATTTCATCAATCAATAAAATTTCATAGTAATATTTACCGTCGGCGACCACTCTGCCGATATCGTCCAGCCCGTCCCACGAGAGTCTTAATGGTGGCGCTTCCCAGCCTGAATAGGTACGTACGACTTCGCCGTATTGATTTTTTATCAGGAGCTGCCATCGTTCAATCGGCCGTTTTGTGTTGTAATGGAGGTCGAGCCAGGCGACGTTTTCCTTACGCCCCGGTGTGGGAGAGAATTGTTTGGGCTGGGCGTTGACCCATGTTCTGAAGCCGCCGAAGTTGATAAAGATTCCGAATCTATGCTGGTAAGGAACCAGATAGCTGGATGCATAGTGGAACTCGATGGCGTAATCGAGCCCCACGGAAAATTTATTCCAGTTATTCTTCAAGCCCATACCTGCACTGACATAGTTTCTGTCGAGTCCGCCGCGCAGAGTGAGTACTGGATAGACCGGAATGAATTCGATCCCGATATGGGGTTCGACAGAGGTCGCACTGCGCAGGATTTTTACGATATCCAGGGCGAAGATGCATCTTCCTTTATATAGTTTCAATGCGGCGCCGCCCCTGAAGGTCAGAGGAACCGTATCTGTTTGCGTTTCGTGGGTGAGGGTCGGGCCGAGAATGTTCTGGCAGGTCAGGCCAAAGGTTAGATTACCGCGCGGGAACAAGAAGATACCCAGGTCACCGCCCATACCCAGAGCTCCGTACTGGGAGACTTTACTCGTCATCAGTTTCATATTCGCACCGACGCCGAGAAATCTCGCCGGCTGATAGGCGTAAGAGAACATAAAACAGTTCTGACTGAACTTGAATGTGCCGAAAGGAGTGCCGTTTTCATCGTAGGAATCGACATCACCTGAACCGAGATAGATGATTCCTATTCCTATGGCGCCGAACTTTTTCGTCGGCAGGGCATAGCCGATGTAGCCCGCCTGACTGGCGAGCAGCTGGAGGTAAGAAGATTTTATGTTATGAGACAGAAGTTGAGTCAGACCCGCGGGATTGAAATAGACCGCTTCCTGGTCGTCGGCAAGTCCTGTGAATGCTTTGCCCATTGCTATGGTTCTGGGGGTCATGCCGTAGTTCAACAGGGCGCCGGGTATTCCTCCGTCCTGTGCAAAGACGAACGTCACGACGAAAAATATAATTAATAAAGTAGAAAATTTCACCATACCACACCCACCTTCATCTTTTTGTTGAAGATTGTAGCTGTATGGGTCCATGCCTTGAGGACCACGTAATAGACACCGCTCGCCACTCTTTTCCCTTTTTCATTGCGACCGTTCCATACCAGTCTGTTCGTACCGGCGCGTGCACCTTCTTCTCCGGCTGCAAGGTCCCGTCGGTAGACTAAGTTGCCGAAAGGGTCATAGATCGCAAAGATAAGATTGGACGGGCTCTGGAGAGTATATGCAAATACCATATTATGGGATTCTATTCCCATGGGATTCGGATAAGCGAGAAAACTGTCGGGTGTCACCGTAGTGTCCACTACTGCGAGAATGTTCAGATAATTATTATAACTTCTGACGCCGGAGGTGCTTTTATCTTCTGCCCAGAGGATTACTCTTCCAGTGTCGGAAAAGTTTATTGTGAAGTTCGCCTCACCGTTCACCAGGCTTTCAGGTGCTGGATTTGAAAAGAGAAAGTCTGAAAAGAGCTGTATTTGACCGCCTGATGTTGATGTTTTGTTCCACATCGTATCTGTGGCATAGACCGTGACCTCAAAGTCCTGCAGTTCGTATTGGTCCTCAGGAAGGTCGAGTTTGCCCGGGGTATATGTTTCAGTGTCGCCGGGTAGATATGTTTCTCCGGGAAGCATGACAAGCAGAGCGGCGTAATCTCCGGGATAGACGGTGATCAAAGAAGAAGTATCCGGTTTCAGAGAGGGGGTGGTGATTGAACGGGTGTACAGGTGTTGCGAACCAGCGGTTCGAAATACTGGTGAAACTGCTGCAGTTCCGTTGTTCAGGGAAAACCCTCTGGTCGGTGCGAATCCGTCACTACTCGTCATCTGACAGGAGTCATTCCCTGAACTTATCAGGTTGCTCCACTGGTCGGTAAGATACACCGAAACATTGAAATAATCTCCTGCTGTCTGAGGAACAACGTTTCCTGTTTTACCGGAATCAATGCCGGGCGTGTATGTTTGGCCCGGCAGAATGGCCAGTAACTTATACGGAGAATTGGGGTTGAAGGTCACCTGGTTGCTCTCTCCGGTGTGAGGTGGATTTGCGTAGTCCTGACAGCTTATGGTATAGGTTCCAGCCAGGGTGGCGGTGAATTGTCCCTGCCACACGCCGTTGTTGAAGACGATGTCGAGATTTCCGTACTGAGGACCGGGTGTGGTATAGATACGGGCGGGTTCGTTAAAATTCGTCACGATATTATTTGATGCATCGTATGCGTATACCGTGATTGAGCAGGGGGCACCGGCGGTCTGGGGTGATGATATGGTGGCGAATCCGAAGTGATCGATCTGGCTGAAAATAAGTAATGAAATCAAAAATTCCAAAGACGCCTCCTTTCGTTCCTTAATTTAAATTATATTAATTGCAGAGTGAAATAGATTTAAGTCTTCTCTTTTATCAAGCACTATTGACAAAATTATAACCATATTTCCACGACTGTCAATAAGTAAAAGTTCGGAGTCGCAATAAGTTCTTACTCATAGAATATGCAAAATCTGTGCCAGTCGATTAAATGAAAATTCAGGAGAAATTAATCGGGTTTTTATCATGATGTTATACAATAGTGCAATTCCTTGTAAAAAAAGATAAGCAACGTCTGCGTTAAACCGTTCATAAACCCATGCTTCATCTTTTGTTATCCTTTTTAAAAGTAACAAATTATTATAACAAAATATTTTATTTTGTCAAGTCCTTTCGCTCAACCGTGTAGTTGACAAGAAAGGGCTTTTGAATATAATAGAGTGCAGGAGGTTTTATGGACTATAGAAAATTAGAGAAGATACTATTTTATATTTTGTTGTTCATCGTGGCGGCGGTTTATCTTTATACGGTTGCTCCCACCCTTTCTTTCTGGGACTGCGGTGAGTTCATTTCATCGGCTTATACCCTGGCAATCCCCCATCCACCGGGAACGCCCTTTTACATCCTTTTGGGAAGGGTCTGGCTTATGATTTTCGGGTTGATTTCAGCCGTAATGCCGATTTCAAAAGAGGTC is part of the candidate division WOR-3 bacterium genome and harbors:
- a CDS encoding energy transducer TonB, which translates into the protein MFRNKRLDLGIIISIIIHILLFILMSGSSKSSGISYEDIKEVTLIDQSYRPEVAKVISKGSVWSDIKETYSESEQTSYGGGEIVTPAIDLDVKMDRSQAKIDLDRYMTNNGDVGDVIRIGSTKNGTMKSTEEILAEKPISLAKNLPRGAGGEGGVGIGGGNIGRKAQVPAIKIDKKPPPPKTSQIGKKVEKQVETKLKVEKGGTQISLAGPIANRQILSKILPKYPAWCLRKGISGVVKIRIWVEPSGCVREGTLIEVSSGYPDLDQAVIKALRLWKFAPLPSNVVQETQWGIITFRFVCG
- a CDS encoding biopolymer transporter ExbD, with protein sequence MRKRRKRLKFETEAQGLILNSLVDIALSLVIGFIVTIPLFFESGIFVNTPGVARAGASDVSDIKVNIHLLDDGSIMLNEEFVTYEELEKLLPELLARSVQRKVIVSTEANVHYERVIQILDLAKQKGAGELALLRSRQ
- a CDS encoding tetratricopeptide repeat protein; this translates as MLPLIIFLFGVDYNKLVTDYEIGHQLFLQENYTDAAKYFKSMVGKYGGSEFEDEIRFRLAECYFNLNDYRNAKKNFEKILKRKKSTYLEPECLYAIGLIDILQNNFREAEDVLQKLLKNPAYQQEERANFALGVLHYFRGSYEEAKEKLEDIGLLEAKFYYGKTLSRLGKPLLSIAVFKEILDTAPNTPIAVLAEFSRAEALFFNKDFEGAKITFYEFILNYPKSPLNDYAHFFLAAALIHAGDFAAASEHLLPLTRHSDNLLAAHSSYFLGICRMNLGDGLGSVSAFQRVRANYPNTQIASYANLQLTNALLAAGDTVQALVSASQLATMFTTGELSSVGEYLTGMIYFQKGDYFNAANNFELISQRYPNSPLREPAAAMLLYSLNNLKQYDHTVTFGSRYIKDFPDEKSPWRGRTLYFLGEAYYYKNNFADAEKYFLRVTKDFFGIEVTPYARVGLAYSIYNQARAREALDIFSTMTQTIFDDSSLVISAYLGVGYTQYNLGNYMGALDTFELLYNTYPKDERCAVPALFYAGMCYYNLEYYINAIESWEKLLGTFPLAEKSAEAGFRAGDTYFKAIEYEKARALFRWVVENHPLSEYARSSQLAIGQSYYNEQSFDDAIREFQKYLDLFPTSEEAASARKSMAMCYYQKGLESIDDMKIFVDKFPQDELAADGQYQIARSFFDDEKYIKAIDEFLKVVVNFPSSSYAPDALLLAAECAVNVKDWQKATDLYKRYLSYFPKAEQRDGVYFNLGTSYYNLKEYGEALTNFKVIVDSFPDSPHIESARHNVGICEKLLGEAGPGTSPGPVQEEMKADSLQGEK
- a CDS encoding biopolymer transporter ExbD → MKHMANIDILPMACVGLILVLVMMVVAPLVMTHTQTRVDVPRAHTAETKTEENLTITYTVDGRLLVNDSEVTPEEFSDIVATEIEKDPYQLVILRADKNVLHRDVLEILSKVKQVGAKRIACATKKPKGE
- a CDS encoding PorV/PorQ family protein, translated to MDPYSYNLQQKDEGGCGMVKFSTLLIIFFVVTFVFAQDGGIPGALLNYGMTPRTIAMGKAFTGLADDQEAVYFNPAGLTQLLSHNIKSSYLQLLASQAGYIGYALPTKKFGAIGIGIIYLGSGDVDSYDENGTPFGTFKFSQNCFMFSYAYQPARFLGVGANMKLMTSKVSQYGALGMGGDLGIFLFPRGNLTFGLTCQNILGPTLTHETQTDTVPLTFRGGAALKLYKGRCIFALDIVKILRSATSVEPHIGIEFIPVYPVLTLRGGLDRNYVSAGMGLKNNWNKFSVGLDYAIEFHYASSYLVPYQHRFGIFINFGGFRTWVNAQPKQFSPTPGRKENVAWLDLHYNTKRPIERWQLLIKNQYGEVVRTYSGWEAPPLRLSWDGLDDIGRVVADGKYYYEILLIDEIGETISFSDFLTKVTTLGPEGEIEFLPQE
- a CDS encoding MotA/TolQ/ExbB proton channel family protein, with amino-acid sequence MILGQPIIEIFKNSLVMDILLFCSIVALALIIERFIYFRKNGFNTRKGFLQFSSILRSQGPNAALNYVNQRKNTLNALFAIALENRHLESDHLFEVLTSFIIEEKVKFDRYLGGMGTLANAATLLGLLGTVMGLIKSFHNIAITGSGGPAVISAGIAEALLTTAFGLFIGIPTLFFYNYFTKKSNEMAMELDGVSDRITVLFSNLKKKAASQGPATASQPAVNPTPAPQAPAPPPTNAGWKF